A region of Curvibacter sp. AEP1-3 DNA encodes the following proteins:
- a CDS encoding ankyrin repeat domain-containing protein: MAWLPLSQAQVAPTAAETAAYRGLHAASARGDMATLTQLLSAKADINQRDAYGRTPLHVATFAKQRAAVRALIQAGADTGALENDRYDAVTIAAVADDEETLRTLLGLGASAKLVTSRYDGTALIAAAHLGHDGVVRQLIAAGAPLDHVNNLHWTATIESIVLGNGGARHQATLRALVEAGANLQLTDRHGKTPLDLARSYGYAEMVRLLEKR, from the coding sequence ATGGCATGGCTGCCGCTATCTCAGGCGCAGGTAGCGCCCACGGCCGCCGAGACAGCGGCCTACCGCGGCCTGCACGCGGCGTCGGCGCGGGGCGATATGGCCACACTCACGCAGCTGCTGAGCGCCAAAGCCGACATCAACCAACGCGATGCCTATGGCCGCACGCCCTTGCATGTGGCCACCTTTGCCAAACAGCGCGCGGCGGTGCGCGCCTTGATTCAAGCGGGCGCTGACACCGGCGCTTTGGAAAATGACCGGTACGACGCTGTCACCATCGCCGCAGTGGCCGATGACGAGGAAACCTTGCGCACCCTGCTGGGCCTGGGCGCCAGCGCCAAGCTGGTGACCAGCCGCTACGACGGCACGGCGTTGATTGCGGCCGCTCACCTGGGCCACGACGGCGTGGTGCGCCAGCTGATTGCCGCCGGCGCCCCGCTGGACCATGTAAACAACCTGCACTGGACCGCGACCATTGAATCCATCGTGCTGGGCAACGGAGGCGCCCGCCACCAAGCCACACTGAGGGCCTTGGTGGAAGCAGGCGCTAACTTGCAACTCACGGACCGCCACGGCAAGACGCCGCTTGATCTGGCGCGCAGTTATGGCTACGCAGAGATGGTGCGTTTGCTGGAGAAGCGCTAG
- the tyrS gene encoding tyrosine--tRNA ligase, which yields MNQALSPQLVVSDRVREALAVTLRGVEELLPQDEWVKKLAKSEATGKPLRIKLGLDPTAPDIHIGHTVVLNKMRQLQDLGHTVIFLIGDFTSMIGDPSGRNSTRPPLTAEQIKVNAETYYRQASLVLDPAKTEIRYNSEWSDPLGARGMIQLASRYTVARMMERNDFHDRFHAGTPIAVHEFLYPLMQGYDSVALESDLELGGTDQKFNLLMGRTLQAEYGQEPQCILTMPLLEGLDGVEKMSKSKNNYIGISEEPNTMFAKVLSISDVLMWKWYTLLSFKSEAEIAALKAEVEGGRNPKDAKVALAKEITARFHSAAAADAAEQDFINRSKGGIPDQIDEITLSLGEGGAAVGIAALLKSANLAASSGEGNRLIDGGGVRVDSNVVSDKGLKLGAGTYVLQVGKRKFARVTLA from the coding sequence ATGAATCAAGCCTTAAGCCCTCAGTTAGTTGTAAGCGATCGTGTGCGCGAGGCCCTTGCGGTCACCCTGCGCGGCGTGGAAGAACTGCTCCCGCAAGACGAATGGGTGAAAAAGCTCGCCAAGTCCGAGGCCACCGGCAAACCGCTGCGCATCAAGCTGGGGCTGGATCCGACCGCGCCTGACATCCACATCGGCCACACCGTGGTGCTGAACAAGATGCGCCAGCTGCAAGATCTGGGCCACACGGTCATCTTTTTGATCGGTGACTTCACCAGCATGATTGGCGACCCATCCGGCCGCAACAGCACGCGCCCGCCGCTCACCGCCGAGCAGATCAAGGTCAACGCCGAGACCTACTACCGCCAGGCCAGCCTGGTGCTGGACCCGGCCAAAACCGAGATCCGCTACAACAGCGAGTGGAGCGACCCGCTGGGCGCGCGCGGCATGATTCAGTTGGCCAGCCGTTACACCGTGGCCCGCATGATGGAGCGCAACGACTTCCACGACCGCTTCCACGCGGGCACCCCGATTGCGGTGCACGAATTCCTCTACCCGCTGATGCAGGGCTACGACTCCGTGGCGCTGGAGAGCGACCTGGAGCTGGGCGGCACCGATCAGAAGTTCAATCTGCTCATGGGCCGCACCCTGCAGGCCGAATACGGCCAGGAGCCTCAGTGCATCTTGACCATGCCGCTGCTCGAAGGGCTGGACGGCGTGGAGAAAATGTCCAAGAGCAAGAACAACTACATCGGCATCTCTGAAGAGCCCAACACCATGTTCGCCAAGGTGTTGTCCATCTCAGACGTGCTGATGTGGAAGTGGTACACGCTGCTCAGCTTCAAGAGCGAGGCGGAGATTGCAGCGCTCAAGGCCGAGGTGGAAGGCGGGCGCAACCCCAAAGATGCCAAGGTGGCGCTTGCCAAAGAAATCACAGCGCGCTTCCATAGTGCTGCTGCGGCCGATGCGGCAGAGCAGGACTTCATCAACCGCAGCAAGGGCGGTATCCCGGACCAGATCGACGAAATTACCTTGTCACTGGGCGAGGGTGGCGCAGCGGTGGGTATTGCCGCGCTGTTGAAGTCTGCGAACCTGGCCGCCTCCAGCGGGGAGGGCAACCGCCTGATTGACGGTGGCGGTGTGCGAGTGGACAGCAATGTGGTGAGCGACAAGGGCTTGAAGCTCGGCGCGGGTACCTACGTGCTGCAAGTGGGCAAGCGCAAGTTTGCCCGCGTGACCCTGGCCTGA